The Plasmodium falciparum 3D7 genome assembly, chromosome: 5 DNA window AAGAAGAATTACTTAAAGAATACGAAGATAATATAGtatcattaaaaaataatttattatttgttcctttgattaatataaaaaagactCTTCACgatttaatatttatcttaaaaaaatttttagaaaataatatgaataaaaaaagatttaGCATTTTTGATCATTATGTTAAAATATTCAAAGAGGAATATAttcacatttttttaaataataagaatattataGATAAAGGAATTGagataattaaaaataaatatccactatatgaaaaatatattgtcgACATAAATTatctaaataatttaaattttaatatgaaCAACGTTActtcttttataaatattttatctgATATATGTTTAGATGATTCATTTTGTGATGAACaagatgatataaatatgtattttaaaattgtacaaaaattaaaaaattatcaatATGAAAATgtcaatatttttaaattgcTGGCATTATTTGGATGGTCATATAAATCACCACAAGATGATGAACACACACAAATACTTCAATGTAAATATTGTTTTAGAGAAATTAATATTCTCAATTATTCACATTTCTCTTTCAAGCAAAATAAACTTTCTTTACACAAAGACATATTTGCTTCTCACCAAAAGGATGTGttacaatatattttgaaaaacaTAAACATCTTATTAGAAcaaaggaaaaaagaaaatcaaaATCAAAATCAACATCAAAATCAACATCAAAATCAACATCAAAATCAACATCAAAATCAACATCAAAATCAACATCAAAATCAACATCAAAATCAACATCAAAATCAACATCAAAATCAACATCAAAATCAACATCAAAATCAACATCAAAATCAACATCAAAATCAACATCAAAATCAAAAGGATACCTTGGAATATATTCCAGAGCATACCATACTTAGCAAAATGTCTGATCGGTTGAGGGAAACATATGATAAGTATTATATTGATATTGCaaggaataataaaaacaaggAACAGAAgcaaaatgaagaaaaggaaaataatgaagTAAATAAGGAAGTATATAtagaaagaaataataataaggagGAAACTAGcgaaaaggaagaaaatagtaaaaatgaaaaatttaaCAGAAGTAACAAAGCTAGTCAGTCAGATTCATATGAGGAAAATGCAGAATATTCACAAAGTGATGGAATCACGAACACTGAATCTAATTTTGAAAATTCCCAAAAAGAACGAGAAggattttcttttaaatggAAATTCAAAAATTTGTTTTCATCACAAAGTATTCACCAAGATGTAAATGATAAACATAATGACAAATTATCTTGTGAAGAGGATAGAGAACATATATTGGAAGATATGAAGGAGATCATTTTTTTGGataaaatggaaaataataaagcagacaatgaaaataataataataataataataataataatacttatagtaatagtaatgatAGTAATTGTAATGATAGTAATTGTAatgatagtaatagtaataatgatgataataatgtggAGAATCATTTAAAGAATTACTTGAAGAAGTGTATAGGAGAAATGTGCCTAAATATATGTCCTTATCTAGAAAACAAGaactattttattaaatcttTATACGATTATTATGTTTTGTTAACATCAGAGATGTCTACCACGCACATAAATGAAAATGCaataaaaaattcttttatCATTAGACCATTTAATGTTGTTGAAAATCATAGAATATATTGTCCATATATAACAGAAgacttatatttattttcaaaaataacCAAACTTATTTTTGAATTGTTGATATTGGAATTTGAAAGAAAATATgtattcaaataaaataaaaaaaataaaagcaatcataataaaaatctttttattattat harbors:
- a CDS encoding zinc finger protein, putative, whose product is MSESSALSTSVKDTNKCDSSNCDKEELVDINKSFINIEEENTKDITNYLKDKISFMKRIETFKAWVRKPAHLSSLILARNGYVCQDEFVIRCEICNCKYIYEKDTYSMYTRINDLCLLHLHNCPWRNNLMDISIFDLDKKSLTKEELLKEYEDNIVSLKNNLLFVPLINIKKTLHDLIFILKKFLENNMNKKRFSIFDHYVKIFKEEYIHIFLNNKNIIDKGIEIIKNKYPLYEKYIVDINYLNNLNFNMNNVTSFINILSDICLDDSFCDEQDDINMYFKIVQKLKNYQYENVNIFKLLALFGWSYKSPQDDEHTQILQCKYCFREINILNYSHFSFKQNKLSLHKDIFASHQKDVLQYILKNINILLEQRKKENQNQNQHQNQHQNQHQNQHQNQHQNQHQNQHQNQHQNQHQNQHQNQHQNQHQNQHQNQHQNQKDTLEYIPEHTILSKMSDRLRETYDKYYIDIARNNKNKEQKQNEEKENNEVNKEVYIERNNNKEETSEKEENSKNEKFNRSNKASQSDSYEENAEYSQSDGITNTESNFENSQKEREGFSFKWKFKNLFSSQSIHQDVNDKHNDKLSCEEDREHILEDMKEIIFLDKMENNKADNENNNNNNNNNNTYSNSNDSNCNDSNCNDSNSNNDDNNVENHLKNYLKKCIGEMCLNICPYLENKNYFIKSLYDYYVLLTSEMSTTHINENAIKNSFIIRPFNVVENHRIYCPYITEDLYLFSKITKLIFELLILEFERKYVFK